A single genomic interval of bacterium harbors:
- a CDS encoding glycosyltransferase: protein MQKIKSATSYAKFKRNKTRIVIFEWDYYIVKECATAFERLGCEVRKITVNKKDTFLKELLVTLCEFQPDFIFTVNHEGFDCEGKITGLLTELKIPYAIWYVDSPRYILEGYDKENVSPYANVFVWDPLYVSELQESGFKKVKYLPLGTDPEIFKLMENIPGKYVTDISFVGDSMIESVDKWKKKVSNINEWEKLSDETLKLLHNKSGIFSGKALKKISETLELKLPIDNGKLTELESYIALKATFNKRQEVLENILSCGLRIYGDTGWHKLFKNVTLLPAVNYYTQLPLVYNGSEINLNITSFQMPEGCNQRVFDVPAAGGFLITDERKTLIDLFIPKEEVITFKDKEELKELVNFYLQHSTERKKIAKKARQRVLQEHTYVHRASSIIETMREWNKEAYVS from the coding sequence ATGCAAAAGATTAAATCCGCAACATCTTATGCAAAATTCAAAAGAAATAAGACAAGGATAGTTATATTTGAATGGGATTATTATATTGTCAAAGAATGCGCTACTGCATTTGAAAGACTTGGCTGCGAAGTTCGTAAAATAACTGTTAACAAGAAAGATACCTTCCTAAAAGAACTTCTGGTTACGTTATGTGAATTTCAACCGGATTTCATATTCACCGTAAACCACGAGGGGTTTGACTGTGAAGGGAAAATTACGGGATTGTTAACCGAGTTAAAGATTCCGTATGCAATATGGTATGTAGATTCCCCTAGATATATTCTTGAAGGTTATGACAAAGAAAACGTTTCTCCTTATGCCAACGTATTTGTGTGGGACCCTTTGTATGTTTCTGAACTTCAAGAATCAGGATTTAAAAAAGTTAAGTATTTACCTCTTGGAACTGACCCGGAAATATTTAAACTAATGGAAAATATACCCGGTAAATATGTAACGGATATAAGCTTTGTTGGAGATTCTATGATAGAATCAGTTGATAAGTGGAAAAAGAAAGTCTCTAATATTAATGAATGGGAAAAACTATCTGATGAAACCTTAAAATTATTACATAATAAAAGTGGAATTTTCTCAGGCAAAGCATTGAAAAAAATATCTGAAACTCTGGAATTAAAATTGCCGATTGATAATGGAAAATTAACTGAACTTGAGTCTTATATTGCATTAAAAGCTACGTTTAACAAAAGACAAGAAGTCTTGGAGAATATTTTATCTTGTGGATTAAGAATATATGGAGATACGGGTTGGCATAAACTTTTCAAGAACGTAACATTGTTGCCTGCCGTAAACTATTACACTCAATTGCCTTTGGTTTATAACGGGAGTGAAATAAATTTAAATATTACAAGTTTTCAAATGCCGGAGGGATGTAATCAAAGGGTATTTGATGTTCCTGCTGCGGGCGGGTTTCTTATTACGGATGAACGTAAGACTTTGATTGATTTGTTTATTCCAAAAGAAGAGGTAATAACTTTCAAGGATAAGGAAGAATTAAAAGAACTGGTTAACTTTTATCTTCAGCATTCAACCGAAAGAAAAAAGATTGCAAAAAAAGCAAGACAAAGAGTTTTACAGGAACATACTTATGTCCATCGCGCAAGCAGTATAATAGAAACTATGCGGGAGTGGAATAAAGAAGCATATGTAAGTTAA
- a CDS encoding glycosyltransferase family 4 protein: MKKILFIAHDLYPPLRGAEKSSLTLLEHLSEEGFDTYAFCIEKNRSRKVEKNGVTVNTFSELLSLTKSIETLLPDVIFTQFDLAPFAVSIAKRLNIPVVLFVHGMDYFCHVPLYAEICDRNCKNCNYYNLYETTLVRNREMLQQADAIISNSEYTRQVLKEFTNMDSEVIYPFINYDEIICEEIFVPQKYITMYQPEVRKGILTFCEIARLMPEEQFLTVGHGIKLKLPNVRYMGYTPPKYFYSTTKLLVVPSVIGETFGMIIVEALLNGIPVVAGRIGGIPEAAGPGAILIDDFLNPDKWVKEIKRVLNDENLRRELVEDGKIYIKTHFNPKKEFQKLRAVISKVGISCKV; encoded by the coding sequence ATGAAAAAAATATTATTCATAGCACACGATTTGTATCCTCCTTTAAGAGGTGCAGAAAAAAGTAGTTTAACATTGCTTGAGCATTTAAGCGAGGAAGGATTTGATACCTATGCTTTTTGTATTGAAAAGAATAGAAGCAGAAAAGTGGAAAAAAATGGTGTAACAGTAAATACTTTTAGCGAATTGCTAAGTCTTACAAAAAGTATAGAAACTTTATTGCCGGATGTCATATTTACGCAGTTTGATCTTGCTCCCTTTGCAGTCAGTATCGCCAAAAGGTTAAACATTCCGGTAGTTCTTTTTGTTCATGGTATGGATTATTTCTGTCATGTGCCCTTATATGCAGAAATATGTGACAGAAATTGTAAAAACTGTAATTATTACAATTTGTATGAAACTACGCTTGTAAGAAATCGTGAGATGCTTCAACAGGCAGATGCTATTATATCAAATTCCGAATATACAAGACAGGTGTTAAAAGAGTTTACAAATATGGATTCGGAAGTGATTTATCCGTTTATCAACTATGATGAAATCATATGCGAGGAGATATTTGTACCTCAGAAGTATATTACTATGTATCAGCCTGAAGTCCGTAAAGGTATTTTAACTTTTTGTGAAATTGCCAGATTAATGCCGGAAGAACAGTTTTTAACTGTAGGACATGGAATAAAACTTAAACTTCCAAATGTAAGATATATGGGATATACTCCTCCGAAATATTTTTATTCTACTACTAAATTATTAGTTGTCCCTTCAGTAATAGGAGAAACTTTTGGTATGATAATTGTAGAAGCTTTGCTTAATGGAATACCTGTAGTTGCAGGAAGAATAGGTGGAATCCCTGAAGCTGCTGGACCGGGCGCCATATTAATAGATGATTTCTTAAATCCGGATAAATGGGTAAAAGAGATAAAAAGAGTTTTGAATGATGAGAACCTAAGGAGAGAATTAGTAGAAGATGGTAAGATTTATATAAAAACACATTTCAATCCTAAAAAGGAATTTCAAAAACTGAGAGCAGTAATAAGTAAAGTCGGAATTTCCTGCAAAGTCTGA
- a CDS encoding sigma-54 dependent transcriptional regulator, which produces MNNNYKVLVYDSSYEVCNTLKNILKDFNFEIVECTNVKDFFKFLESIFFNIAFFDTENKDKIEIDIFQKFKMAMNPDINIILTSTVPKVEIAIRGIKFGILDYLTKPLNKKEVLESVNKVVNKEQPFERTGLGLLIGVSPKMQQLYSEILNVAPTNSTVCIQGENGTGKELIAQTIHNLSLRKDANFIPVNCSAIPESLLETELFGHVKGAYSGASRDNPGIFRAAEKGTIFLDEIAEIPHSIQIKLLRVLEEKEVRSIGSAQNYKIDCRIITATNKDLERAVLQGKIREDFFHRLFVVSIIVPPLRERREDIPLLIEHFLILTKGQNKKQISDEVLEALCSYDWPGNVRELENVIESACVTSSSNSLIKLTDIPLKIRGSKGFMPNRKSVLWDDTQKSLIQRTLAQTGTTNSKLQNY; this is translated from the coding sequence ATGAATAATAATTATAAAGTTCTTGTTTATGATTCCTCTTACGAAGTATGCAACACGCTAAAGAATATTCTAAAAGATTTTAATTTCGAAATAGTAGAGTGTACAAATGTAAAAGATTTTTTTAAGTTTCTTGAAAGTATATTTTTTAATATCGCCTTTTTTGACACAGAAAACAAAGATAAAATCGAGATAGATATTTTTCAGAAATTTAAGATGGCTATGAATCCTGATATAAATATTATTTTAACATCTACAGTTCCCAAAGTTGAAATTGCAATTCGCGGCATTAAGTTCGGAATTTTAGATTATTTAACAAAACCTCTTAATAAGAAAGAAGTGTTGGAAAGCGTAAATAAAGTAGTGAACAAAGAACAGCCTTTTGAGAGAACCGGGTTGGGTTTATTAATAGGAGTTTCTCCAAAAATGCAACAACTTTATTCTGAAATCTTAAATGTCGCTCCAACAAACTCCACAGTATGCATTCAAGGAGAAAACGGGACCGGCAAAGAATTGATAGCCCAAACCATTCATAATCTTTCCCTTCGTAAAGACGCGAACTTTATACCTGTAAATTGCAGTGCCATTCCTGAAAGCCTGCTCGAGACAGAATTATTTGGTCACGTAAAAGGCGCATATTCCGGAGCATCTCGCGATAATCCTGGCATTTTCAGGGCAGCCGAAAAAGGAACCATATTTCTTGATGAAATAGCAGAAATACCACACAGCATTCAGATAAAACTCCTAAGGGTTCTTGAAGAAAAAGAAGTCAGATCTATTGGAAGCGCCCAGAATTATAAAATTGATTGTCGCATTATTACAGCTACAAACAAAGATCTTGAAAGAGCCGTTTTACAAGGAAAAATAAGAGAAGATTTTTTCCATAGACTGTTTGTCGTTTCTATAATAGTCCCTCCGCTTAGAGAAAGAAGAGAAGACATTCCCCTTCTAATTGAACACTTCTTAATTTTAACCAAGGGACAAAATAAAAAACAGATTTCGGACGAAGTTCTTGAAGCTTTATGCTCTTATGATTGGCCCGGAAACGTCAGAGAATTAGAAAACGTGATAGAAAGCGCTTGCGTTACAAGCAGCAGTAATAGTTTAATCAAACTAACCGATATTCCCTTAAAAATAAGAGGAAGCAAAGGATTCATGCCAAATCGAAAATCTGTTTTATGGGATGACACACAAAAAAGCCTCATTCAAAGGACACTTGCCCAAACAGGCACAACAAACTCAAAACTGCAAAACTACTAG
- a CDS encoding sigma-54 dependent transcriptional regulator, with the protein MAKLTELFSEFNVAAERLEGAYKVLQEKVERANLSYGFGPLVGRTEGMKEIYEIIRAVAKSRASVLVYGESGTGKELVSRAIHYESNCKDKPFISINCAAISEGLLESELFGHEKGAFTGALEKRKGKFELANGGTLLLDEISEMGLMLQAKLLRVLQEFRFFRVGGSEEIKVDVRIIATTNLNPKEAIEKQKLREDLFYRLNVVSVNIPPLRERKEDIPVLAAYFLRKYSTFYNKQVNSISTDALKILLNYNWPGNVRELENVIERAVILNSSPSVLTSHLNLSNNSNDVQLNGLIGLSLDEIEKKVIIETLKKNNGNRTNTAKMLKVSIRTIREKIRQYKKDGEIID; encoded by the coding sequence ATGGCAAAATTAACGGAATTATTTTCTGAATTTAACGTTGCTGCAGAACGATTAGAAGGGGCTTACAAGGTTTTACAGGAGAAGGTTGAGCGTGCAAACCTATCCTACGGTTTTGGACCTCTTGTTGGAAGAACTGAAGGGATGAAGGAAATATACGAGATAATTCGTGCAGTTGCAAAGAGTAGAGCTTCGGTTTTGGTATATGGGGAGTCCGGGACCGGAAAAGAACTTGTATCAAGAGCAATACACTACGAGAGTAATTGCAAAGATAAACCTTTTATTTCCATAAATTGTGCGGCTATTTCCGAGGGGTTGTTAGAAAGCGAGCTTTTTGGTCATGAGAAAGGAGCTTTTACCGGAGCATTAGAAAAAAGAAAAGGGAAATTTGAACTTGCCAATGGAGGGACATTACTTCTTGATGAAATTTCAGAGATGGGACTTATGCTCCAGGCGAAATTACTTCGTGTATTACAGGAATTTAGGTTTTTTAGAGTAGGCGGTTCCGAAGAAATAAAAGTAGATGTGAGGATAATTGCCACAACAAACCTTAATCCAAAAGAAGCTATTGAAAAACAAAAACTCAGAGAAGACCTTTTTTACAGGTTAAACGTAGTGAGCGTTAATATTCCACCATTGAGAGAAAGAAAAGAGGATATTCCTGTTCTTGCGGCTTATTTTTTAAGGAAATATTCCACTTTTTACAATAAACAGGTAAATTCCATCTCAACAGATGCATTAAAAATTCTTTTAAATTATAACTGGCCTGGAAATGTAAGAGAACTTGAAAATGTAATAGAGAGGGCAGTGATTCTTAATTCTTCTCCCTCGGTTCTCACTTCACATCTCAATCTTTCCAATAACTCAAATGATGTGCAATTAAACGGACTTATTGGATTATCTTTAGATGAAATAGAAAAGAAAGTTATTATTGAAACATTAAAAAAGAATAATGGGAACCGGACAAATACTGCTAAAATGTTAAAAGTAAGTATCCGGACAATAAGAGAAAAAATCAGGCAATATAAAAAAGATGGGGAAATAATTGACTAA
- the flgB gene encoding flagellar basal body rod protein FlgB — protein sequence MNSIFNDMGFGATKKGLDVSALRNKVIAQNISNVSTPGYSSSKVKFEELLDEKLGFKLSGTRTNQSHLPVGRANNEINNVNPLVETSTDPIPAGKVNNIEIDKEIVSLAKNSLDWDTYVNLISFKYRLLTLSIRRQ from the coding sequence ATGAATAGTATTTTTAACGATATGGGTTTTGGCGCTACAAAAAAAGGGTTGGATGTTAGCGCTTTGAGAAACAAGGTAATTGCCCAGAATATTTCAAATGTCTCAACGCCGGGATATTCTTCGTCAAAAGTAAAGTTTGAAGAGCTTCTTGACGAAAAACTCGGGTTCAAATTATCCGGGACACGCACAAATCAAAGTCATCTACCCGTTGGCAGGGCAAATAACGAAATTAACAACGTAAATCCCTTAGTTGAAACATCAACTGATCCGATTCCGGCTGGGAAAGTCAACAACATAGAGATAGACAAAGAAATAGTTTCGCTTGCAAAAAATTCTTTAGATTGGGATACGTATGTTAATTTGATTTCTTTCAAATATAGGCTTTTAACGCTAAGTATAAGAAGACAATAA
- the flgC gene encoding flagellar basal body rod protein FlgC: MGWFPGIDISASGLYAQRVKLNQVANNIANINTTRSFSGGPYRRHEVLLKSEDNFSQHLSGLEATQTPLSLTHPRHMPSLDAMGSESTRQRQGVAVDEVTEDTVTPFKTVYNPSHPDADKDGYVKLPNVDITKELTDMVIAKRAYEANVASINASKSMARTALDIGR; encoded by the coding sequence ATGGGATGGTTTCCGGGAATTGACATAAGCGCGTCCGGGCTTTATGCGCAGCGTGTCAAACTAAATCAAGTAGCAAACAATATTGCAAATATAAATACGACCCGTAGTTTTTCGGGTGGACCTTATCGCAGACACGAGGTTTTATTGAAATCGGAAGATAATTTTTCGCAGCATCTTAGTGGACTGGAAGCTACACAAACGCCTCTTTCTTTGACACATCCTCGTCATATGCCATCGCTTGACGCTATGGGATCAGAATCCACACGGCAAAGACAAGGCGTAGCAGTAGATGAAGTAACTGAAGATACCGTAACTCCCTTTAAGACGGTATATAATCCTTCTCATCCGGATGCAGATAAGGATGGTTACGTAAAATTACCGAATGTAGACATTACTAAAGAACTTACGGATATGGTAATAGCCAAAAGGGCTTACGAAGCAAATGTTGCATCAATTAATGCGAGTAAATCAATGGCAAGAACAGCACTTGACATAGGGAGATAA
- the fliE gene encoding flagellar hook-basal body complex protein FliE has translation MDKISRIQFEALAKLEAAKSDKSVDFKSVLENFVKEVNDLQKEADNSIEKFTSGKEVDIHKVMIATQEAQISFQLMLELRNRLQTAYEEVMRTQI, from the coding sequence ATGGATAAAATTAGTAGAATTCAATTCGAAGCTCTTGCAAAATTAGAAGCGGCAAAATCAGACAAATCCGTTGATTTTAAATCCGTTTTAGAGAATTTTGTTAAAGAGGTTAATGACTTACAAAAGGAAGCAGACAATTCCATAGAGAAATTTACTTCAGGAAAAGAGGTAGACATTCATAAGGTAATGATAGCGACTCAAGAGGCACAAATAAGCTTCCAACTTATGCTTGAACTTCGTAATAGATTGCAGACGGCTTACGAAGAAGTAATGCGCACGCAGATATAA
- the fliF gene encoding flagellar basal-body MS-ring/collar protein FliF: protein MKFWSKLGILQKILFIGIIITAIASFMIVPTMKSKNEKFVTLYSELSLKEAGEITKNLKELSIPYKITDGGTKILVPELQVYESRLNLASKGIPKGGTVGYEIFDKNNLGTTAFVEEINYKRALEGELVRTIQSIEEVSSVRVHLVTPKERLFKEDQKSPSASVVLRLKSPLAESQIKGIAHLIASSVEGLEAQNVTILDYSGELLHGGVGGEADNIAILSGNQLETKRDVERYLAQKAQALLEKAVGYSNVIVKVNADINFTNIVETNEKYDPEGQVVRSEEKRSGGQSGEKSSVTNYEITKSVQQVINRAGTINRLSVSALINGTYDLIEENGKKSYKYTPRSETDLMKFQSLVKNAVGYTLTRGDSIEVTSVPFGAPVIDTQKPEKEGIPILVIIQPLITPIVTGIVIIIVLMFLIRLLGSMPSAAGRPVNRSAAPGQTAANAQTSPDRATESTKGEEKTDFNKLKEDFSKTVAENPNMLAGVIKRLLK from the coding sequence ATGAAATTCTGGAGCAAGCTTGGAATATTACAGAAAATTCTTTTTATTGGGATAATCATAACAGCGATAGCGTCTTTTATGATTGTTCCAACTATGAAGAGCAAAAATGAAAAATTTGTCACTCTTTATTCTGAACTCAGTTTAAAAGAAGCAGGCGAGATAACAAAAAACCTTAAAGAGCTTAGCATTCCTTACAAAATAACGGATGGTGGCACAAAAATTCTTGTTCCTGAACTTCAAGTTTATGAGTCCAGACTAAATTTAGCATCTAAAGGAATTCCCAAGGGTGGAACGGTCGGCTATGAAATATTTGACAAAAACAATCTTGGGACAACGGCATTTGTAGAAGAAATAAATTATAAACGTGCACTTGAGGGAGAACTTGTGCGAACTATTCAGAGCATAGAAGAAGTCAGCAGTGTAAGGGTTCACCTTGTTACACCAAAGGAACGATTATTTAAAGAAGACCAAAAATCACCGAGTGCATCAGTAGTATTAAGATTAAAAAGTCCTCTTGCCGAGTCACAAATAAAGGGCATTGCTCATCTTATTGCCTCATCCGTAGAAGGTTTAGAGGCACAAAATGTAACTATACTTGATTATTCCGGAGAACTTTTACACGGTGGGGTTGGCGGGGAAGCGGACAACATTGCCATTTTATCAGGCAATCAATTAGAAACAAAACGCGATGTAGAGCGTTATCTTGCGCAAAAAGCTCAAGCCTTACTTGAAAAAGCAGTAGGTTATAGCAATGTAATCGTAAAAGTAAATGCAGACATTAATTTTACCAATATAGTCGAGACTAACGAAAAATATGACCCGGAAGGACAGGTAGTAAGAAGTGAGGAAAAACGTTCCGGCGGACAAAGTGGTGAAAAAAGTTCTGTAACTAATTATGAGATAACAAAAAGTGTTCAGCAGGTAATCAATCGTGCCGGCACCATAAACAGGCTTTCTGTTTCGGCTTTAATAAATGGGACATACGATCTTATAGAAGAAAACGGGAAGAAATCTTATAAATATACTCCTCGTAGTGAAACCGATTTAATGAAGTTTCAATCGCTTGTAAAAAATGCAGTAGGATATACATTAACAAGGGGAGATTCTATAGAAGTCACTTCCGTTCCTTTCGGAGCGCCTGTTATTGACACACAGAAACCGGAAAAAGAAGGGATACCTATTTTAGTTATAATACAACCACTTATAACACCTATAGTGACCGGAATAGTAATTATTATAGTTCTTATGTTTTTAATACGGTTATTAGGTTCTATGCCTTCCGCTGCCGGTCGCCCTGTCAATCGTTCTGCCGCTCCCGGACAAACTGCTGCAAACGCTCAGACATCTCCAGATAGAGCAACAGAAAGTACAAAGGGAGAAGAAAAAACAGATTTCAATAAACTAAAAGAAGACTTTTCAAAGACCGTAGCTGAGAACCCAAATATGCTTGCGGGAGTAATAAAAAGATTACTGAAATAA
- a CDS encoding FliG C-terminal domain-containing protein, whose amino-acid sequence MAEELSGPQKAAVIIAWLDDTLAVEVLKQLSPEEIKSVAKEIAQLGNIPPRAVKNVLSEFNELMTEQPIVGNQTRATALLNQVMGNLEYSEIVGDYGGESDKKALEILQNADPFALLDAIKNDQPQTIAITLRTIPPAKASMILRDLPPETMEEVIKKMTKLDNVSSETVNIIAQSLRMKLRLATSKEEIRRSSGIGIASTIVSYIGGADAQNILKSIGEKDSDTANRMKDLIFTFDDIADMEDKALQQIIREIDRHTLVVALKGANEKIKNKILSNVSERAKEELMEEFETLGALRLAEIEESQRKVVEIIRRLDEEGKVTLQKKQ is encoded by the coding sequence ATGGCAGAAGAACTATCAGGACCACAAAAAGCAGCAGTTATTATCGCATGGCTTGATGATACTCTTGCAGTTGAAGTTTTAAAACAATTATCTCCTGAAGAAATAAAATCAGTAGCAAAAGAAATAGCCCAACTTGGAAATATTCCACCAAGGGCAGTAAAAAATGTATTATCTGAATTTAATGAATTAATGACAGAACAACCTATTGTAGGCAACCAGACAAGGGCAACTGCACTTCTAAATCAGGTAATGGGAAATTTGGAATATTCAGAAATAGTAGGGGATTATGGCGGAGAAAGCGACAAAAAGGCATTGGAAATTCTCCAGAATGCAGATCCTTTTGCTCTTCTTGATGCAATAAAAAATGACCAGCCACAAACTATAGCAATAACGTTAAGGACCATTCCCCCGGCAAAAGCATCAATGATTTTAAGAGACTTGCCTCCCGAAACAATGGAGGAAGTCATAAAAAAAATGACCAAACTTGATAACGTTTCTTCGGAAACAGTTAATATAATAGCACAAAGTTTAAGGATGAAACTACGATTAGCGACATCCAAAGAAGAGATTCGTCGTTCAAGCGGAATTGGTATTGCATCTACAATTGTATCTTATATTGGTGGAGCAGATGCTCAAAATATATTAAAGTCTATAGGGGAAAAAGATTCGGATACGGCAAACAGGATGAAAGATTTAATATTCACATTTGATGATATAGCAGATATGGAAGACAAAGCGCTCCAGCAGATTATTCGTGAGATAGACAGGCATACTCTTGTTGTAGCATTAAAAGGTGCCAATGAGAAGATAAAAAATAAGATTTTATCCAACGTATCAGAAAGGGCAAAAGAAGAGTTGATGGAAGAATTTGAAACGCTTGGTGCTTTGAGATTAGCGGAAATAGAAGAATCTCAAAGAAAAGTTGTAGAAATAATACGAAGGCTTGATGAAGAAGGCAAGGTTACGTTACAAAAGAAACAATAA
- a CDS encoding FliH/SctL family protein translates to MEYTIKTSMPLKDISFRQATQNTCEHLDFWNKVYGEGFKDGSLKGTEKGLTMAKNELQNTKEKLEFLVHSFLEEKEKLLKSSETTIFQLVKEIAKKVIEIEINENPKVIVDTVGEAIKRIREEERVIIKVNPVDFDIIKSKESEWVASLPYVSKFQITADENISRGGCLIETSVGKIDATIESKFKKLEEL, encoded by the coding sequence ATGGAATATACAATAAAGACGAGCATGCCATTAAAAGATATATCTTTTCGGCAGGCTACGCAAAATACATGCGAACATCTAGATTTCTGGAATAAAGTTTACGGGGAAGGGTTTAAAGATGGTAGCCTAAAAGGCACAGAAAAAGGGCTAACAATGGCAAAGAACGAGTTGCAAAATACTAAAGAGAAGTTAGAATTTTTAGTTCATTCTTTTTTAGAGGAAAAAGAGAAACTTTTAAAATCATCGGAAACAACCATATTTCAATTAGTAAAAGAGATAGCCAAAAAAGTTATAGAGATTGAGATAAACGAAAACCCTAAAGTAATTGTTGATACTGTAGGCGAAGCAATAAAGCGGATAAGAGAAGAAGAAAGGGTTATAATTAAAGTTAATCCCGTAGATTTTGACATTATAAAATCAAAAGAAAGCGAATGGGTAGCTTCTCTTCCTTATGTTTCAAAGTTTCAAATAACAGCCGACGAAAATATATCCCGGGGAGGTTGTTTAATAGAAACCAGTGTTGGGAAAATAGATGCCACTATTGAGTCCAAGTTTAAGAAATTAGAAGAGCTCTAA
- a CDS encoding FliI/YscN family ATPase produces the protein MTELILDKYLTKIENTDFISHSGKVTGVTGLIIEARGLHAAIGEVCNLINNNNPHESIKTEVVGFKGDNTLLMPLGSMDGISPDTEVITTGKPLEIPVSNALLGRVLDGLGNPIDDKGPLLSSENRCVYNVAPHPLKRSRVKEVLPTGIKAIDGFLTCGKGQRIGIFSGSGIGKSTLMGMIARYCKADINVIGLTGERGREVKDFIEKDLKEGISKSVVVVSTSEQPALIRLKGAFTATTIAEYFRDKGYNVLLLLDSITRIAIAQREVGLSIGEPPTTKGFTPSVFALLPKLLERSGMSDTGSITGFYTVLVEQGDMDEPISDAVRAILDGHIVLSRKLAHANHYPAIDILSSISRLMIDIVPKEHNNAARLTRDILALHRETEDLINIGAYVRHSNPKIDHAIDMIDKINDFAEQEIDLKAEYKQTIQQLIELSKSA, from the coding sequence ATGACAGAACTTATATTGGATAAATATTTAACAAAAATAGAGAATACGGACTTTATATCTCATAGCGGTAAAGTTACGGGTGTAACAGGACTTATAATTGAAGCACGTGGACTTCATGCAGCAATTGGGGAAGTTTGCAATCTAATAAATAATAACAATCCCCACGAAAGCATAAAAACTGAAGTAGTTGGTTTCAAGGGCGACAATACACTTCTTATGCCACTTGGTTCAATGGATGGTATTTCTCCCGACACTGAAGTTATTACAACAGGCAAGCCATTGGAAATACCTGTCAGCAATGCTCTTCTTGGAAGGGTATTAGACGGGCTTGGGAATCCAATAGACGACAAGGGACCTCTTTTAAGTTCCGAAAACAGGTGTGTATATAATGTAGCGCCTCATCCTTTAAAACGTTCAAGAGTAAAAGAGGTTTTACCTACCGGGATAAAGGCAATAGATGGTTTTTTAACTTGCGGAAAAGGCCAAAGGATAGGAATATTTTCCGGAAGCGGCATAGGGAAGAGTACATTAATGGGTATGATTGCGAGGTATTGCAAAGCCGATATAAACGTAATTGGACTGACAGGGGAAAGGGGAAGGGAAGTTAAAGACTTCATCGAAAAAGATTTAAAAGAAGGTATTAGCAAATCGGTCGTAGTGGTTTCCACTTCCGAACAACCTGCTCTTATAAGGTTAAAAGGAGCATTTACGGCTACTACGATAGCAGAATATTTCAGAGATAAGGGTTATAACGTATTATTATTATTGGATTCCATAACTCGTATAGCAATAGCACAAAGAGAGGTAGGGTTATCCATTGGGGAACCGCCAACAACAAAAGGATTTACTCCTTCGGTTTTTGCGCTTTTACCAAAACTTCTTGAGCGTTCGGGAATGTCTGATACCGGTAGTATTACAGGTTTTTACACCGTTCTTGTCGAACAGGGAGATATGGATGAGCCAATATCGGATGCCGTAAGAGCAATTCTTGATGGACACATCGTTCTTTCAAGAAAACTTGCCCATGCAAATCATTATCCTGCGATAGACATTCTTTCGAGTATTTCAAGACTAATGATAGACATTGTCCCCAAAGAACACAATAATGCAGCAAGGTTAACGAGAGACATTCTTGCATTACATAGAGAAACAGAAGACCTTATAAATATTGGGGCATATGTCAGACATTCCAACCCCAAAATAGACCACGCAATAGATATGATTGATAAAATTAACGATTTTGCAGAACAAGAAATCGATTTAAAAGCAGAGTATAAGCAAACCATTCAACAATTAATTGAGCTTAGCAAGTCCGCCTGA
- a CDS encoding flagellar FliJ family protein: protein MKRFEFRLDKVMNYKKNIEEMKKQELAQAMRLLLEAQIKASQLKKYKSCQLKEMTEIQEDDIYTRLLYDKYILALNFHIKMAEKLIAERILLSEQKRLEVVEASKARRIFEKLKEKKIEEFNYERNKWEQGVEDECAKYVHNNQSTIR, encoded by the coding sequence ATGAAAAGATTTGAATTTAGGCTTGATAAAGTTATGAATTATAAAAAAAATATAGAAGAGATGAAGAAACAAGAACTTGCACAAGCTATGAGATTGCTTCTTGAAGCTCAAATAAAAGCTTCCCAGTTGAAAAAATATAAATCCTGCCAGCTTAAAGAGATGACTGAGATCCAGGAAGATGATATATATACAAGATTATTGTATGATAAGTATATATTAGCTTTAAATTTTCACATAAAAATGGCTGAAAAATTAATAGCAGAAAGAATCCTTTTAAGCGAACAAAAAAGACTTGAAGTTGTTGAGGCATCTAAAGCCCGACGTATCTTTGAAAAATTAAAGGAGAAAAAAATAGAAGAATTTAATTACGAGCGAAATAAATGGGAACAAGGCGTTGAAGATGAATGTGCTAAATACGTTCATAATAATCAGAGTACGATAAGATAA